A genomic region of Rhizobium sp. ARZ01 contains the following coding sequences:
- a CDS encoding cupin domain-containing protein gives MQKTENPKLVEPSALSYSEENELPAGLMSGNQMCEIWSGEPLQGNAGAHYGIWLGQPGFINISRYPADELFTVLEGHIRLDSPDGEILDVKSGQTCLVPRNWRGVWNTMEITRKIFVTMLSAEEA, from the coding sequence ATGCAAAAAACCGAGAATCCTAAGCTCGTAGAACCGTCTGCGTTGTCATATAGCGAAGAAAACGAACTCCCGGCCGGCCTAATGTCCGGCAACCAGATGTGTGAAATCTGGTCCGGGGAACCGCTGCAGGGGAATGCGGGCGCTCACTATGGAATTTGGCTCGGGCAGCCCGGCTTCATCAATATTAGTCGCTACCCCGCTGATGAACTGTTCACGGTTCTTGAAGGGCATATTCGACTGGATAGCCCAGACGGTGAAATCCTCGACGTCAAATCCGGTCAGACATGCCTCGTGCCGCGCAATTGGCGCGGTGTCTGGAATACGATGGAAATAACCCGAAAGATCTTCGTGACGATGCTCTCCGCGGAGGAGGCGTGA
- a CDS encoding aldehyde dehydrogenase family protein: protein MSFCRSETVDAVSPTDYRILAQIRSASSADIASAISAAREAFPRWAAISPFERANMLQNCAAKMRSQLDAVARTLTLESGKPIGESLFEVGATADVFDYYASLARTRGGRVAPQMTGNATSLVLKEPIGVVGAILPWNFPLLLWAWKAAPALAAGNCLIAKTAPQTMLSLPQLLEPFELPEGVHQVVQGGAAVGEALVCSPGVDKIAFTGSSAIGKRILELCAKDAKRCSVEMSGHDAMIVWDDVDLELAVEAALFAKFTNNGQVCTAAERFFVRDTIIDRFMERLAARMAELRVGDPLDPETDIGPLASATHRNRIVDYCRRARAEGAEILLGGETIDGSGAYFQPTLIRGLGHEALNRLGEVFGPVAPVAPISTFEEGIALANDNRFGLSAHVLVADLGLAMKASRELRAGTVWINNPLPDNLAAPFGGYREAGIGRELGEEGFDAYTESKHVWIEHGMLNQPYWYNSRRQE, encoded by the coding sequence ATGTCTTTCTGTCGGTCGGAAACAGTCGACGCCGTGAGCCCGACTGACTACCGCATCCTTGCTCAGATCCGCTCGGCCTCGTCGGCCGATATAGCGTCTGCCATCTCCGCCGCGCGGGAGGCATTTCCTCGTTGGGCCGCCATCAGTCCTTTCGAGCGTGCGAACATGCTGCAGAATTGCGCCGCAAAAATGCGTTCGCAGTTGGACGCTGTGGCACGAACGCTGACGCTGGAGAGCGGTAAACCAATCGGTGAATCGCTATTCGAGGTCGGGGCAACGGCCGACGTGTTCGATTATTACGCAAGTCTGGCGCGCACTAGAGGCGGGCGAGTTGCGCCGCAGATGACGGGCAATGCAACCAGCTTGGTCCTTAAAGAGCCGATTGGCGTTGTGGGCGCAATTTTGCCGTGGAACTTTCCATTGCTGTTGTGGGCGTGGAAAGCTGCCCCGGCACTGGCTGCAGGCAACTGTCTCATCGCCAAGACGGCACCGCAGACGATGCTGTCCCTTCCGCAGCTCCTGGAGCCTTTTGAACTGCCGGAAGGAGTCCACCAAGTGGTGCAGGGCGGTGCGGCGGTTGGCGAAGCGCTTGTATGCAGCCCCGGCGTGGACAAGATCGCCTTTACCGGAAGTTCTGCTATCGGAAAGCGGATTTTGGAGCTGTGCGCCAAGGACGCAAAGCGGTGCTCCGTGGAGATGTCAGGCCACGACGCTATGATAGTCTGGGATGATGTCGATCTGGAGCTGGCCGTGGAAGCCGCTCTGTTCGCCAAGTTCACGAATAATGGCCAAGTGTGCACCGCGGCAGAGCGCTTTTTCGTCCGCGATACAATCATAGACCGCTTCATGGAGCGCCTGGCCGCTCGAATGGCAGAGCTTCGCGTCGGCGATCCGCTCGATCCTGAGACTGACATCGGCCCATTGGCAAGCGCTACCCATCGCAACCGGATCGTTGACTATTGTCGACGTGCGCGAGCGGAAGGCGCGGAGATCCTGCTCGGCGGCGAAACAATAGATGGCTCCGGAGCATACTTTCAACCCACCCTCATCCGTGGGCTTGGCCACGAAGCACTCAATCGGCTAGGTGAAGTGTTTGGCCCGGTGGCGCCGGTCGCACCCATCTCAACTTTTGAGGAAGGCATAGCTCTGGCGAATGACAATCGTTTCGGGCTCAGCGCGCATGTTCTTGTGGCCGATCTTGGATTGGCCATGAAAGCGTCGAGGGAACTGAGGGCCGGGACAGTGTGGATCAACAATCCGCTACCGGACAATCTGGCAGCTCCGTTCGGTGGATATCGCGAGGCCGGGATTGGGAGGGAACTCGGCGAGGAGGGGTTCGACGCATACACGGAGAGCAAGCACGTCTGGATCGAACACGGCATGCTCAATCAGCCATATTGGTACAACAGCCGTAGGCAAGAGTAA
- a CDS encoding FAD-dependent oxidoreductase has translation MRSEIVAKGFGEANESFWLRSVPQVQKDVPVSDISECYDVAIIGAGLTGIWTAWYLHHQNPKLRIGLFEANHIAFGASGRNGGWVSGLLDNQAGLLADLSEPSKKELRRLIAGLVDEVGAVIAAQGIDCGYHKGGMLRIAARHSYALAELEKEKHDMSAECGDNVYQVLDAAQASAQVGMRNVMGGIFYPHCAVVNPAALAYGLATILRQKGVAIHENTIVRQAVPGRLETSRGSCSTGTIVIATEAYSSSLPGLGNRIVGAYSHIVTTDPLPPSLRKAIGLADRQAFADTSGAITYGQVTQDGRLVFGGTANYPFAGKPGGLSKRKMAQGQASAHKIMVDAFPALRDVGIAHAWSGPLGLARKWHPTVIAEPSNKIIFAGGYGGQGVGASNLFGRTVADLILGVDSQLVRAPWTLRDTTIKSGLAAWEPEPLRTLGANLSILPGIWKDRVARSGLPLLVKKPIIAALACVPKFK, from the coding sequence ATGCGCAGCGAGATTGTTGCAAAGGGTTTCGGTGAAGCCAATGAAAGTTTTTGGCTTCGATCGGTTCCGCAAGTGCAGAAAGATGTGCCAGTTTCCGACATCAGCGAGTGCTATGATGTCGCGATCATCGGCGCGGGTTTGACGGGTATCTGGACCGCCTGGTATCTACATCATCAAAATCCTAAACTACGGATCGGGCTTTTCGAAGCCAACCACATCGCGTTCGGCGCGTCCGGACGCAATGGTGGGTGGGTCTCTGGACTATTGGACAATCAGGCCGGTCTATTGGCCGACCTGTCCGAGCCGTCGAAGAAGGAACTGCGGCGCCTCATTGCCGGTCTGGTCGACGAGGTGGGAGCGGTGATCGCTGCTCAGGGCATCGATTGCGGTTACCACAAGGGGGGCATGTTACGCATCGCCGCACGCCATAGCTATGCACTTGCCGAGCTGGAAAAAGAGAAGCATGACATGTCGGCCGAATGCGGAGACAATGTCTATCAAGTGCTCGATGCGGCACAGGCGTCGGCTCAAGTAGGAATGCGGAACGTCATGGGCGGAATCTTTTATCCGCACTGTGCCGTGGTCAATCCTGCCGCATTGGCCTATGGCTTGGCCACTATCCTTCGGCAGAAGGGTGTTGCCATCCACGAAAACACGATCGTTCGACAGGCGGTACCCGGCCGTCTCGAAACCAGCCGCGGCTCGTGTTCGACCGGGACGATCGTGATCGCCACCGAGGCCTACAGTTCTTCGTTGCCTGGATTGGGAAACCGGATCGTTGGTGCCTACTCCCATATTGTCACGACCGATCCCCTGCCTCCATCACTAAGGAAGGCCATTGGCCTCGCCGACCGTCAGGCGTTTGCGGATACGTCGGGGGCGATTACGTATGGCCAGGTCACACAAGACGGACGTCTGGTCTTCGGCGGAACCGCGAACTACCCGTTTGCTGGCAAGCCCGGTGGATTGAGCAAACGGAAAATGGCTCAAGGGCAGGCGTCGGCGCACAAGATCATGGTCGACGCCTTTCCGGCATTGCGCGATGTCGGTATCGCGCATGCCTGGTCGGGTCCGCTAGGCTTGGCGCGAAAATGGCATCCCACAGTCATCGCTGAGCCCAGCAACAAGATAATCTTCGCCGGTGGTTACGGTGGGCAAGGTGTGGGAGCCTCGAATCTTTTCGGCCGCACGGTAGCCGACCTGATCCTGGGTGTGGACAGCCAGCTTGTCCGCGCTCCTTGGACTCTACGAGATACGACCATAAAGAGCGGACTGGCCGCTTGGGAACCAGAACCACTCCGGACTCTGGGCGCGAATTTGTCCATATTGCCGGGAATTTGGAAAGATCGGGTCGCTCGCAGCGGGTTGCCTCTTCTGGTCAAAAAACCAATCATCGCAGCTTTGGCATGCGTGCCCAAGTTTAAATGA
- a CDS encoding ABC transporter ATP-binding protein, producing MPDEKSAIEIRDVTKLFGAFKALEGVSVSIRENEFFTLLGPSGCGKTTLLRLIAGFEYPTDGAILLHGEDIAALPPYQRPINTVFQNYALFPHMTVSENIGFGLEMLGKPKAVIAARVEEMLRLVRMESLKHRRTTELSGGQQQRVALARALAPAPKVLLLDEPLSALDYKLRKEMQIELKRLQLETGITFIFVTHDQEEALAMSDRIAVLSSGRILQVGNPREIYDSPGDRFVADFIGEANFLNGEIVGADAGRARVRLASGAEIVARLPASAPQQGKVTVIVRPEHAQIHANEGPSSLSGTLESVVYFGTDTHLHVRLNDGDQFVVRRQNSPLQDAALVAGCTVGVAFDPIAAQVLRG from the coding sequence TTGCCAGATGAGAAGTCCGCAATTGAAATCCGAGACGTTACGAAACTGTTCGGGGCATTCAAGGCGCTGGAAGGCGTTTCCGTCTCGATCCGAGAAAACGAGTTCTTCACGCTTCTCGGTCCATCGGGCTGCGGAAAGACGACACTTCTGCGGCTGATCGCTGGATTCGAATATCCGACCGACGGCGCAATCCTTCTGCACGGGGAGGATATTGCGGCGCTGCCGCCCTATCAGCGGCCGATCAACACGGTGTTCCAGAATTACGCCCTGTTTCCGCACATGACCGTCAGTGAAAATATCGGGTTCGGCCTGGAGATGCTGGGCAAGCCGAAGGCAGTGATCGCCGCGCGCGTCGAGGAGATGCTGCGCCTCGTGCGGATGGAGAGCCTGAAGCACCGCAGGACAACCGAGCTTTCCGGTGGCCAGCAACAGCGTGTAGCCTTGGCGCGTGCGCTGGCGCCTGCGCCGAAGGTGCTTCTTCTGGACGAGCCGCTGAGCGCGCTCGACTATAAGCTGCGCAAGGAAATGCAGATCGAACTGAAGCGTCTTCAGCTCGAAACCGGTATCACCTTCATCTTCGTCACTCACGACCAGGAAGAAGCGTTGGCCATGTCGGACCGCATCGCGGTTCTTTCCAGCGGCCGTATCCTGCAAGTGGGCAACCCACGCGAGATCTACGACAGTCCTGGAGACCGGTTCGTCGCCGACTTCATCGGTGAAGCGAATTTCCTGAATGGCGAGATCGTCGGCGCGGATGCGGGTCGGGCGCGGGTTCGGCTTGCGTCCGGCGCCGAGATCGTTGCCCGGCTGCCGGCGTCAGCGCCGCAGCAGGGGAAGGTGACGGTGATTGTCCGTCCCGAACATGCCCAGATCCACGCCAATGAGGGGCCCTCATCTCTGAGCGGAACGCTGGAAAGCGTCGTGTATTTCGGTACGGATACCCACCTGCATGTTCGCCTCAACGATGGGGACCAGTTCGTGGTGCGCCGGCAGAACAGCCCGTTGCAGGACGCGGCCCTTGTGGCCGGCTGCACGGTCGGCGTGGCTTTCGACCCGATCGCCGCTCAAGTTCTGAGAGGTTGA
- a CDS encoding ABC transporter permease: MTNAAQFALAAAREDVRNRWWLASPALLIVFLAAIGPLAVVVLYSVMVKGDYGDVKYWQFSLDGWFSVFFERDLFDDTVTLADAHLTILWRSVKLALITTLVTLLLGFPTAYFIATRDQQRRDFWLFLITLPFWTNLLIRTFAIQEVFRNDGVLNSALLWLGIIERPLQIMFTELGILLGMAYVYLPLMVLPLYASLERFDFRYAEAASDLYANNFKILRRIIIPMVRPGIVAGSILVFIPSLGAYVTPRLMGGGKSLMLGNLIELQFGQGRNWPLGAALSITLTGIVMLALLVYVRAASKSGSEHHG; the protein is encoded by the coding sequence ATGACGAATGCTGCGCAATTCGCTCTCGCCGCTGCTCGTGAGGACGTGCGAAACCGCTGGTGGCTCGCCTCCCCGGCCCTGCTGATCGTCTTTCTGGCGGCGATCGGGCCGCTTGCCGTGGTCGTACTCTATTCCGTCATGGTCAAGGGCGACTACGGCGACGTCAAATACTGGCAATTCTCGCTCGATGGCTGGTTCAGCGTTTTCTTCGAGCGCGACCTGTTCGATGACACCGTAACACTCGCCGACGCCCATCTGACCATCTTGTGGCGGTCGGTGAAGCTGGCTCTTATCACAACGCTTGTTACGCTGCTCCTTGGCTTTCCCACGGCCTATTTCATCGCCACCCGCGACCAGCAGCGGCGGGACTTCTGGTTGTTTCTGATCACTCTGCCCTTCTGGACCAATCTGCTTATCCGCACATTCGCCATTCAGGAGGTATTCCGCAACGACGGCGTGCTGAACAGCGCGCTTCTCTGGCTCGGCATAATCGAGCGGCCGCTGCAGATCATGTTTACCGAGCTCGGCATCCTTCTGGGCATGGCCTATGTCTATTTGCCGCTGATGGTCCTGCCGCTCTATGCGAGCCTCGAGCGGTTCGATTTCCGTTATGCCGAGGCGGCATCCGATCTGTACGCCAACAACTTCAAGATTTTGCGCCGGATCATCATTCCGATGGTGCGGCCGGGCATCGTCGCCGGATCGATCCTGGTCTTCATACCCTCACTCGGGGCCTATGTTACGCCCCGGCTCATGGGCGGTGGAAAGAGCCTGATGCTCGGCAACCTGATCGAGCTCCAGTTCGGTCAGGGACGCAACTGGCCGCTGGGGGCAGCGCTCTCCATTACACTCACTGGCATCGTCATGCTGGCCCTCTTGGTCTATGTGCGTGCCGCGTCGAAATCCGGGAGCGAACACCATGGCTAG
- a CDS encoding ABC transporter permease, giving the protein MARHSVRLQRGFTPIALLCFVLLYLPVATMVVYAFNAGTTVGTLDGLSMRWFATAWNNERIIDATLRSLTVALIAAPVATIAATMAALATTRTAAYRGLTFKIAFINQPLMIPEIVIAVALLVIFSRVKVWTGYTGIGYLIIAHIAFCIPLAFLPIRARLQTMDLSLERAAADLYARPSVAFRRVTLPLLWPAILAGLMLAFVGSLDDVVISEFIKSAGQETLPTYMLGQLRRGVTPEMNAISTMFLALSVIIVTLFFFLSRKKD; this is encoded by the coding sequence ATGGCTAGGCATTCGGTCAGACTTCAGCGCGGGTTTACCCCCATCGCCCTTCTCTGCTTTGTTCTCCTCTACTTGCCGGTTGCAACAATGGTGGTTTACGCCTTCAACGCGGGAACCACGGTCGGTACGCTCGACGGTCTGTCGATGCGGTGGTTTGCGACGGCGTGGAACAATGAACGCATCATCGATGCAACACTTAGGTCCCTTACGGTCGCCCTGATTGCCGCACCTGTCGCAACCATAGCTGCGACGATGGCCGCCCTCGCCACCACCCGCACCGCGGCCTACCGTGGGCTGACCTTCAAGATCGCCTTCATCAATCAGCCGCTCATGATTCCCGAGATCGTCATCGCGGTGGCGCTGCTCGTAATCTTTTCGCGGGTTAAGGTCTGGACCGGCTATACCGGGATTGGCTACCTGATCATCGCACATATCGCCTTCTGCATTCCCTTAGCCTTCCTGCCGATCCGCGCGCGTCTGCAGACGATGGACCTCTCGCTCGAGCGAGCGGCGGCGGACCTCTATGCCAGACCGTCGGTGGCCTTCCGCCGCGTGACTCTACCTCTGCTGTGGCCGGCCATCCTCGCCGGACTCATGCTGGCCTTTGTTGGTTCACTCGACGATGTGGTGATTTCGGAATTCATCAAATCGGCCGGACAGGAGACACTGCCCACCTACATGCTGGGCCAGTTGCGGCGCGGCGTGACCCCAGAGATGAACGCCATCTCGACGATGTTTCTGGCTCTGTCGGTCATCATCGTCACCCTCTTCTTCTTCCTCAGCCGCAAAAAAGACTGA
- a CDS encoding extracellular solute-binding protein produces the protein MTAASIFALLPIGTAHAEGVLNIFNYGNYTSPDLIKKFEEKYDVKVTITDYDSNETALAKARQGGNDFDIVVPSSSFLNVWIDEGLLLETRPDQMENFKNVDPRWVNVYFDPGRRYSVPWQWGTTGVIVNKAVYSGDPNTSAIFLDPPAELKGKVAVLPEMIAIITLAISYEGGKDICTDDKKLLRKVRDRLLAARESWVAVDFPTDEKYTSGDYAAGVAWNGGALKVRLLDPNFVYGYPKEGYSYWMDNVAVLKSAPNAENAKLFQNFIMDPENAALISGYAGYANGIAGSEKYMPEYMKDAPEIVVPAEFVDKGSFAPACSPEINDMYTKIWTEVLK, from the coding sequence ATGACTGCTGCATCAATCTTCGCGCTCTTGCCCATCGGGACCGCTCATGCGGAAGGCGTCTTGAACATCTTCAACTATGGAAATTACACCAGTCCCGATCTGATCAAGAAGTTCGAGGAGAAATACGACGTCAAAGTGACGATTACCGACTATGACTCCAACGAAACGGCGCTGGCTAAGGCGCGTCAGGGCGGCAATGATTTCGATATCGTTGTGCCGAGTTCCAGCTTCCTCAATGTCTGGATCGACGAGGGACTTCTGCTGGAAACCCGCCCCGACCAGATGGAGAACTTTAAGAACGTCGATCCGCGCTGGGTTAACGTCTATTTCGATCCCGGTCGCCGTTACTCGGTGCCGTGGCAATGGGGAACCACCGGCGTAATAGTGAATAAAGCTGTCTATTCCGGAGATCCGAACACCTCAGCGATCTTTCTCGATCCGCCTGCCGAGTTGAAGGGCAAAGTCGCTGTCTTGCCCGAGATGATCGCTATCATAACCCTCGCCATCAGCTACGAAGGCGGCAAGGACATTTGTACCGACGACAAGAAGCTACTGCGCAAGGTCCGCGACCGGCTGCTCGCGGCGCGAGAGTCATGGGTGGCAGTGGATTTCCCCACCGACGAGAAATATACGTCCGGCGACTACGCGGCTGGCGTCGCCTGGAATGGAGGCGCGCTGAAGGTGCGTTTGCTCGATCCGAACTTCGTCTACGGCTACCCGAAAGAAGGCTACTCGTACTGGATGGACAATGTGGCGGTGCTGAAGTCGGCGCCGAACGCCGAGAATGCCAAGCTGTTCCAGAACTTCATCATGGATCCGGAGAATGCCGCGCTGATCTCTGGGTATGCGGGCTACGCCAATGGCATTGCGGGGTCGGAGAAATACATGCCTGAATACATGAAGGACGCGCCGGAGATCGTGGTGCCGGCCGAGTTTGTCGACAAAGGCAGTTTTGCGCCAGCCTGCTCGCCGGAAATAAATGATATGTACACGAAGATCTGGACCGAAGTCTTGAAGTGA
- a CDS encoding TetR/AcrR family transcriptional regulator, whose amino-acid sequence MKTKPSIMETAEESPVAASVPMTKAGKKDRRHLRGLASAQRIIDTTIRLIAEDGIAGMTMQRIAEQIGSSNALVVFHFGTKEKLYRAVLEYLNDQFARLWQETVLLPEHSAAERIVAAIDCARDFRRQHPDWVTVWVLFSSDRQTGQLDRMISLPSDHAYLAQTREFLAEVARDGGYEGVDVDTLSEGLNYLVQGAWYWDTFNPDRIWSDALHKNAMTLLSQSFPRSFPATDS is encoded by the coding sequence TTGAAGACGAAACCCTCGATCATGGAAACGGCGGAGGAGAGTCCTGTCGCCGCTTCTGTGCCGATGACCAAGGCGGGAAAAAAGGACCGCCGCCACCTGCGGGGGCTGGCGAGCGCACAACGGATTATCGACACGACCATCCGGCTGATCGCAGAAGACGGAATCGCGGGCATGACCATGCAGCGGATCGCCGAACAGATCGGCTCCTCAAACGCCCTAGTCGTGTTCCACTTCGGCACCAAGGAAAAGCTGTATCGCGCCGTGCTGGAGTACCTCAACGACCAGTTTGCCCGGCTCTGGCAGGAGACGGTGCTGCTGCCTGAGCACTCGGCGGCGGAGCGTATTGTCGCCGCCATTGACTGTGCGCGAGACTTCAGGCGCCAGCATCCTGACTGGGTCACTGTCTGGGTGCTCTTCAGCAGCGACCGCCAGACGGGGCAACTTGACCGCATGATCAGTCTACCCAGCGATCACGCCTATCTGGCTCAGACACGCGAATTTCTAGCCGAGGTGGCACGGGACGGAGGCTACGAGGGCGTGGATGTGGACACGCTGTCCGAGGGGCTGAACTACCTAGTGCAAGGCGCCTGGTATTGGGACACATTCAACCCCGACAGGATCTGGTCCGATGCGCTGCACAAAAATGCCATGACCCTGTTGAGTCAGTCATTTCCGCGCAGTTTCCCCGCGACCGACAGCTGA
- a CDS encoding helix-turn-helix transcriptional regulator, whose translation MPRETRLFGERELRQLGRSVRSARKEAGITQSQLSERSGLSPRVVRELEAGRSNPTLATIVAIVDVLSITLDDLIGAARSNRVIFDVLPAAELRHGDNELTRLLPRPRLKARLLDLDVAEPVSLPEGSAFAHVLSGSVGALLDDENLLLRQGDSLHSRPGVLKDLAVRSRARILLVEAVESIVE comes from the coding sequence TTGCCGCGCGAAACCCGTCTTTTCGGTGAGAGAGAACTACGACAGTTGGGTCGCAGTGTTCGTTCTGCTCGGAAAGAGGCAGGAATTACTCAATCCCAACTTTCTGAAAGATCCGGACTTTCTCCGCGCGTAGTACGTGAGCTCGAGGCTGGCCGGTCAAATCCAACATTAGCAACGATCGTCGCTATCGTTGATGTGCTATCGATTACGCTTGATGATTTGATAGGCGCCGCCCGCTCAAATCGGGTGATATTCGATGTGCTGCCTGCGGCGGAACTCAGGCATGGCGACAATGAGTTGACTCGGTTGCTTCCGCGACCTCGTCTCAAGGCGCGGTTACTGGATTTAGACGTAGCAGAGCCGGTAAGCTTGCCGGAAGGCTCGGCTTTCGCACATGTTCTGAGCGGCTCAGTAGGGGCGTTGCTCGACGATGAGAACTTGTTGCTTCGCCAAGGCGATAGCCTTCACTCGCGCCCTGGTGTGCTGAAAGATTTAGCCGTGCGCAGTCGCGCCCGCATCCTGCTGGTCGAGGCCGTTGAGAGCATTGTGGAGTAA
- a CDS encoding XRE family transcriptional regulator: MAGRRDKAEQVRQSEESGSLGSRLRALRLAKGLTITQLAARSDVPPSTISKIENGLLNPSLVNAINLASALDANLGFLVDQSRKRNARYAIVRRSLRGRSNFQDMALVLEDLNIGFVPGVLEARIGTISPGANSGSEYMIHPGEEIAYVLSGVLTYDIDGEQFDLTQGDSLHFKSDISHRWINNCGEPVEVLWVFSDGLSF; this comes from the coding sequence GTGGCCGGCAGAAGAGACAAAGCCGAACAGGTGAGGCAATCCGAGGAATCCGGAAGCCTGGGCTCGCGCTTGCGCGCGCTCCGCCTTGCCAAGGGCTTGACGATCACGCAGTTGGCCGCACGCTCCGATGTGCCTCCAAGCACGATCAGCAAGATCGAGAACGGCCTCCTCAACCCTAGCCTGGTGAACGCCATAAACCTTGCCTCTGCGCTTGATGCTAATCTGGGCTTCCTGGTTGATCAGTCGCGAAAACGCAACGCGCGGTACGCGATAGTGCGGCGCTCGCTGCGAGGTCGTAGCAATTTCCAAGATATGGCCTTGGTATTGGAAGACCTCAACATCGGTTTCGTCCCCGGTGTCCTGGAGGCGCGTATCGGCACCATCAGCCCGGGAGCGAATTCTGGGTCGGAGTACATGATCCATCCCGGCGAGGAGATCGCGTACGTTCTGTCGGGAGTGCTTACTTACGACATAGACGGAGAGCAATTCGACCTTACGCAAGGCGATTCACTCCATTTTAAATCGGACATTTCGCACCGCTGGATTAATAACTGCGGAGAACCGGTGGAGGTCCTTTGGGTATTCTCGGACGGTCTATCATTTTGA
- a CDS encoding LysR family transcriptional regulator, with product MLEQTAVPKLARSTALRYFSEVAECGSFRGASEALRIAASAINRQVSNLEADLGVKLFERPRGRAGLHLTEAGRILQFRLRSAINELRIANEEIVALQGLQRGHVNIGVNDVLANDLLPTLISDFRSIGPKITYKITVDNSRSLLGKLKDGEIDLAVGYNFPSNEGLLFRAVNSIKMYLIAPKNHILAKHKSVSLLDLSGSDILLPDKTFILQQIVEVALRASKVRANLILETNSLPLISSLVERGVGVSIVAGRIELGENQARVVHVEIKDALLPHSELSCCVLPYRSLSAAAEAFIEKIASAIKSGKYV from the coding sequence ATGCTGGAACAAACAGCAGTTCCGAAACTAGCCCGCTCGACGGCGCTACGCTATTTTTCGGAGGTCGCGGAATGCGGCTCATTTCGAGGGGCCTCCGAGGCACTCAGGATCGCCGCCTCGGCAATCAATAGGCAGGTCTCGAACCTGGAGGCCGATCTCGGCGTAAAGCTTTTTGAGCGCCCACGCGGTAGGGCCGGGCTGCACCTCACAGAGGCCGGGCGAATTCTGCAATTTAGATTGCGATCGGCGATCAATGAACTGCGTATCGCCAATGAAGAAATAGTAGCATTGCAAGGCCTGCAACGCGGGCATGTCAATATCGGTGTAAACGATGTCCTGGCAAACGATCTCTTGCCAACGTTAATAAGCGATTTTCGCTCAATTGGTCCAAAAATCACCTATAAAATTACTGTTGATAACAGTAGATCGCTTTTGGGGAAATTAAAGGATGGCGAGATTGATTTGGCCGTAGGCTATAATTTTCCTTCAAATGAGGGACTATTATTCAGAGCAGTAAATTCAATCAAGATGTATCTAATTGCACCAAAGAACCACATTCTTGCCAAGCATAAATCTGTTTCTTTACTTGATCTTTCTGGATCCGACATTCTGCTTCCCGACAAAACATTTATTCTGCAGCAAATAGTTGAAGTTGCCCTAAGGGCTTCGAAGGTCCGTGCAAACCTTATTTTGGAGACAAACTCCCTGCCGCTCATAAGTTCGCTTGTCGAACGGGGTGTTGGAGTGAGCATAGTAGCTGGGCGGATAGAATTGGGAGAAAACCAGGCCCGCGTCGTTCATGTGGAGATCAAGGATGCACTCCTACCCCACAGCGAACTGTCATGTTGCGTGCTTCCATATCGCAGCCTTTCCGCGGCCGCAGAGGCTTTTATCGAGAAAATTGCATCGGCCATAAAGTCAGGAAAATATGTGTGA